From the genome of Solanum lycopersicum chromosome 7, SLM_r2.1:
ATTGCTTCCTCCTACTAGAACTCGTCCATCGGTCATCAAAATAGCTGAGGAATGGTAAAGCCGGGGTCTTGATGCTGCTTTCATGATCGAAAACCTGTTGTCTCTCCTCATGTTAGGCCGATAAATCACTGGCGTAGTGACAGGGGAAATCGCGTTATTCCAGCCTGCTGTTCCCCTTGATGCACcatttataatgataatatccCCATCAGGTAGTATTAGCATATCACTCATGACTCGTCGCGTTGGCATAGTCTCCATTTCCCATATACCATGATCATCGATGACATTGATTCGTCCACAGCTTGAAAGGGCTTTCAtgtacattttatatttatctgCATATCTATATGCACGACGAGGGGCACCTCCACAAACCATGATTTCAGCTTCCATAGGGCGATTTTCGTCTAGTGGAAGTAAGACTGCAGAGCCAGTACttggatagttcctaggttcaTCACCTGGAATGGAAGGCAATTCCCTCACAACCTGATTTTCCTTGTAGTTAAGTATTATAGCTCGTGTATTCGCGAAAATGACAAGGTTTCCATCTGGTAATAAGAACACAAACGGATACAAGTTGTTCTCGTACCTTTCTAGGGTACTCTTAAGAAATTGTAGACTGAAAGCAGAGTCACCTCTGGAGTTTTTCGGGTAGAACTCGTAGTTATACTGTTTTCTCCCTCCTATCACGATTATTCGTGCATCAGGAAGGATGTGGTCAGTTGAATACCATCTTCGTTGAACTAAAGTCCTCGGAAGCTCAAACCAATCACAATTCTCATCCGTGCAAGGTGCTAAACTACGTACTATATGATCTCCATCATTAAATCCTCCGGTTTGTACTAACGTTCCATTTGGGAGTACAGCACCAGAGGAACACCAGGTATCTGTTTGGACCATCAGTGGACGGAACGTGTTGCTAACAATGTCGTATAACACAGAGTGGGCAGAGCAGTCTTTCTGTAGGGCTAAGTCATGGGAGTTATAACGACAACGCCCTCTTGGAAGGGAGAGGTTAGAGTGTCCAAAATCCGTCCTGTCAAAGATAACTACCTTGTTGTTATGCAAGAGTTGCATATGCATCGCGGTTATGCCAATGCTTTCGTGCAACAATCGCCATTCTCCAACGAAGTGTCTATGAGAAACAAACATCTGAGAAGCTGTTGAAGTTTGAAGAGTGAAAAAAGTTAGTACTAACAAGAAGAGGTAAATGATATTTTCCCTATCCATAAGTTTTAGAAATGAAAtggaatgaagaaaaaaagatgtATATCTAGGAATATTCTTTGTGTTGTTATTAGTGAGTGTTTGATAAAACTTAGgagtaaaaaaatgatatttatatatacctAATATTCAAAGAAAAGTATTGAAATCAAGCTGAATTACAGTAGAATACAAAGAAAATGACTTATTAAACTTCATGTATCCAGGAAGTTAGGGCTGCCAGAATTTTGCTGATATGCAAGTACTATCTACTAGGTTACTAGTGTGACAACTAAAaacctatgttgctcggactctttgCACTGTCACGTGTGTTTCGGATACTCCTTATACATTTTGGATGATCCGACAAGGGTGTTGACAATATTTACGGAGGGTATGAGCAACATAGCTAAAAACTAAGGGCTGCTTGGAATTTTTCCAAAAGTACTGTCCGGTGTGTGTGTGAGATACTCCGAAGGCTGTTAGTTTTTAGAGGACCTGACAAGGGACACATCAAtatttttggagagtccgagcaacatagtaAATATCAACGAACTGATCTTCTCCAATGTGGATACAATCAGCCTTAGGCCATACAGAATTTCCTATCTTTTTTGT
Proteins encoded in this window:
- the LOC101253204 gene encoding aldehyde oxidase GLOX; its protein translation is MDRENIIYLFLLVLTFFTLQTSTASQMFVSHRHFVGEWRLLHESIGITAMHMQLLHNNKVVIFDRTDFGHSNLSLPRGRCRYNSHDLALQKDCSAHSVLYDIVSNTFRPLMVQTDTWCSSGAVLPNGTLVQTGGFNDGDHIVRSLAPCTDENCDWFELPRTLVQRRWYSTDHILPDARIIVIGGRKQYNYEFYPKNSRGDSAFSLQFLKSTLERYENNLYPFVFLLPDGNLVIFANTRAIILNYKENQVVRELPSIPGDEPRNYPSTGSAVLLPLDENRPMEAEIMVCGGAPRRAYRYADKYKMYMKALSSCGRINVIDDHGIWEMETMPTRRVMSDMLILPDGDIIIINGASRGTAGWNNAISPVTTPVIYRPNMRRDNRFSIMKAASRPRLYHSSAILMTDGRVLVGGSNPQEYYNFTGVEFPTDLSLEAFSPPYLARKHSHLKPTVLSIDEILTYKSSFSATFTVPTFLRIGTVSIRIIAPSFTTHSFSMNQRMVVLKGVVVVAISDNSYKFTAFAPSTKEIAPPGYYMLFVVHAGIPSSGVWVKIQDST